The proteins below are encoded in one region of Micromonospora sp. DSM 45708:
- a CDS encoding trypsin-like serine protease, translating into MFRSGALAAAAAGLAVALVLAGSTPAAAIFGGTTSGVLRGQVNIWADSGARYKCTGTLIGQRWVLTAKHCFDGEDPDRFQIWTGDRRPKYGEGVPVIGWAPNDKYDVAVLHLRWSVRNVNLIAKYNANSLLKTGITVAVRGWGRISHPSPRRRRLPRSGSAPCRWTGPPWTTCG; encoded by the coding sequence ATGTTCCGTTCCGGCGCCCTCGCCGCTGCGGCAGCCGGCCTCGCGGTCGCGCTGGTGCTCGCCGGCTCGACGCCGGCAGCGGCCATCTTCGGCGGCACCACCAGCGGGGTGCTCCGCGGCCAGGTCAACATCTGGGCCGACTCCGGAGCGAGATACAAGTGCACCGGGACGCTGATCGGTCAGCGTTGGGTGCTCACCGCCAAGCACTGCTTCGACGGCGAAGACCCCGACAGGTTCCAGATCTGGACCGGCGACCGCAGGCCGAAGTACGGCGAGGGAGTCCCGGTCATCGGCTGGGCGCCCAACGACAAGTACGACGTCGCGGTGCTGCATCTGCGATGGTCCGTGCGCAACGTGAACCTCATCGCGAAGTACAACGCCAACTCGCTCCTGAAGACCGGCATCACCGTCGCCGTGCGGGGCTGGGGTCGGATCAGCCATCCGTCCCCTCGTCGGCGCCGACTCCCTCGCTCCGGGTCTGCTCCCTGTCGGTGGACGGGTCCGCCGTGGACCACATGCGGCTGA